One Peromyscus leucopus breed LL Stock chromosome 2, UCI_PerLeu_2.1, whole genome shotgun sequence DNA window includes the following coding sequences:
- the Tusc1 gene encoding LOW QUALITY PROTEIN: tumor suppressor candidate gene 1 protein (The sequence of the model RefSeq protein was modified relative to this genomic sequence to represent the inferred CDS: inserted 2 bases in 1 codon) encodes MWRMRGGATRRGSCGGDGGGTRGELGRLGRAREAXGSGGGGVGWRGRAGGARRQLEERFADLAASHLEALRARDERDRQNARLRDENARLRLENRRLKRENRSLFRQALRLPGDGGQREAADATLGPDEPATDRRARGGVGGGGEDEPGSPRALRARLEKLEVMYRRALLQLHLEQQGGARPPEDRDGRSLRETATGLCAQDPDVPGPWL; translated from the exons ATGTGGCGCATGCGTGGTGGCGCCACCCGGCGCGGGAGCTGCGGCGGGGACGGCGGCGGGACCCGCGGAGAGCTGGGCCGCCTGGGCCGGGCCCGTGAGgc cggcagcggcggcggcggcgtgggTTGGCGGGGCCGCGCGGGCGGTGCCCGGCGACAGCTGGAGGAGCGCTTCGCCGACCTGGCGGCCAGCCACCTCGAGGCCCTGCGCGCGCGCGACGAGCGGGACCGGCAGAACGCGCGGCTGCGCGACGAGAACGCCCGCCTGCGGCTGGAGAACCGGCGGCTGAAGCGCGAGAACCGCAGCCTCTTCCGCCAGGCGCTGCGGCTGCCCGGCGACGGCGGCCAGCGGGAGGCCGCCGACGCGACCCTCGGCCCGGACGAGCCCGCCACCGACCGCCGGGCGAGAGGCGGcgttggcggcggcggcgaggaCGAGCCGGGCAGCCCCAGGGCGCTGCGGGCCCGGCTCGAGAAGTTGGAGGTCATGTACCGCCGGGCCCTGCTGCAGCTGCACCTGGAGCAGCAGGGCGGCGCGCGCCCGCCGGAAGACAGGGACGGGCGCTCGCTCCGAGAAACTGCCACCGGCCTCTGCGCCCAGGACCCGGATGTCCCCGGGCCCTGGCTGTAG